A single genomic interval of Camelina sativa cultivar DH55 chromosome 11, Cs, whole genome shotgun sequence harbors:
- the LOC104721768 gene encoding pentatricopeptide repeat-containing protein At4g30700, whose product MLLRTVSAATAETTVASKNNFLDLFKRSTSVSHLAQTHAQIILYGFRNDISLLTKLTQRLSDLGAIYYARDLFLSVRRPDVFLFNVLMRGFSVNESPHSSLSVFAHLRKSTDLKPNSSTYAFAISAASGFRDERAGCVIHGQAVVDGFDSELLLGSNIVKMYFKFWRVEDAKKVFDRMPERDTILWNTMISGYRKNEMYEEAIQVFRDLISESCIRLDTTTLLDILPAVAELQELRLGMQIHSLATKTGCYSHDYVLTGFISLYSKCGKIKMASTLFREFHRPDVVAYNAMIHGYTSNGETKLSLSLFQELMLSGKRLNSSTLMSLIPVSGHLMLVYAIHGYSLKSNFLSHTSVSTALITVYSKLNEIESARKLFDESPDKSLPSWNAMISGYTQNGLTEDAISLFRAMQKSEFSPNPTTITCILSACAQLGVLSLGKWVHDLVKSTDFESSIYVSTALIGMYAKCGSIGEARRLFDLMPRKNEVTWNTMITGYGLHGHGQEALSIFSEMLNSGIPPTPVTFLCVLYACSHAGLVKEGDEIFNSMIHRYGFEPSVKHYACVVDILGRAGHLQRALKFIEEMPIEPGPSVWETLLGACRIHKDTNLARAVSEKLFELDPDNVGYHVLLSNIHSADRNYPQAATVRQTAKNRKLAKAPGYTLIEIDETPHVFTSGDQSHPQVKAIYERLEKLEGKMREAGYQPETELALHDVEDEERELMVKVHSERLAIAFGLIATEPGTEIRIIKNLRVCLDCHTATKLISKITERVIVVRDANRFHHFKDGVCSCGDYW is encoded by the exons ATGCTACTACGGACCGTATCGGCCGCCACGGCCGAGACAACGGTCGCAAGCAAAAACAACTTTCTTGATCTCTTCAAAAGATCAACTTCTGTATCTCACCTTGCCCAAACCCATGCTCAGATCATTCTTTATGGCTTCCGAAACGATATCTCATTGCTCACCAAGCTTACCCAACGACTCTCCGACCTCGGTGCCATTTACTACGCACGCGACCTTTTCCTCTCCGTTAGAAGACCTGACGTTTTTCTTTTCAACGTCCTCATGCGCGGCTTCTCCGTCAACGAGTCGCCTCACTCTTCCCTCTCTGTGTTCGCTCATCTGAGGAAATCCACTGATCTCAAACCCAACAGCTCAACTTACGCCTTCGCTATCTCCGCTGCTTCTGGGTTTCGTGACGAGAGAGCTGGCTGTGTTATTCATGGTCAAGCAGTCGTTGATGGGTTTGACTCAGAATTGCTTCTTGGGTCGAACATTGTCAAGATGTACTTCAAGTTTTGGCGAGTCGAAGATGCTAAGAAG GTGTTCGACAGAATGCCTGAGAGAGACACGATTTTGTGGAACACGATGATCTCTGGGTACCGAAAGAATGAAATGTATGAGGAAGCTATTCAGGTTTTCAGGGATTTGATCAGTGAGAGCTGTATACGTTTGGACACAACAACTCTGCTTGATATTCTCCCCGCTGTTGCAGAGCTTCAGGAGCTTAGACTCGGGATGCAAATCCATAGTCTTGCCACAAAAACTGGGTGCTACTCCCACGATTATGTTCTTACCGGTTTCATCTCACTATACTCAAAGTGTGGAAAGATTAAAATGGCAAGTACTCTGTTTCGTGAGTTTCATAGACCAGATGTAGTAGCTTACAACGCAATGATTCATGGGTACACATCCAACGGGGAGACCAAGCTCTCCTTAAGCCTGTTTCAAGAGCTGATGCTATCAGGAAAAAGGTTGAACTCAAGCACGCTCATGAGTCTGATCCCTGTCTCTGGTCATCTGATGCTTGTATATGCCATTCATGGTTACAGCTTGAAATCAAATTTCCTGTCTCATACATCTGTCTCAACAGCGTTAATTACGGTTTACAGTAAATTGAATGAGATAGAATCAGCCCGGAAGCTTTTTGATGAGTCTCCGGACAAAAGCTTGCCATCTTGGAATGCAATGATATCGGGTTACACCCAAAACGGGTTGACAGAGGACGCAATATCTCTCTTTAGAGCAATGCAGAAGTCTGAGTTCAGTCCAAACCCGACCACTATAACTTGTATTCTGTCGGCTTGTGCGCAGCTAGGAGTGTTGAGTTTGGGAAAATGGGTACATGATTTAGTTAAGAGCACTGATTTTGAGTCTAGCATATATGTGTCTACAGCTTTGATTGGTATGTATGCAAAGTGCGGAAGCATTGGGGAAGCACGCCGGTTGTTTGACTTGATGCCGAGGAAGAATGAAGTTACATGGAACACAATGATTACTGGTTATGGGCTTCATGGACATGGACAAGAAGCTCTGAGTATCTTCTCTGAGATGTTGAATTCGGGCATTCCACCAACACCAGTCACTTTCCTCTGCGTTCTTTACGCTTGTAGTCATGCTGGCCTGGTCAAAGAAGGTGATGAGATATTCAATTCCATGATCCACCGGTATGGTTTTGAACCATCAGTCAAGCATTACGCTTGTGTGGTTGATATTCTTGGCCGAGCAGGACACTTACAGAGAGCATTGAAGTTTATAGAGGAAATGCCAATTGAGCCTGGTCCATCTGTGTGGGAGACACTGCTAGGAGCTTGTAGGATTCATAAAGACACAAACCTCGCCCGAGCAGTCTCTGAGAAACTGTTTGAGCTAGATCCAGACAATGTAGGATACCATGTTTTGCTGTCGAATATTCACTCAGCTGATAGAAACTATCCACAGGCTGCTACGGTTAGACAAACCGCCAAGAATAGGAAACTAGCCAAAGCTCCTGGATATACCTTAATAGAAATAGATGAGACGCCTCATGTCTTCACCTCAGGTGATCAGTCACATCCACAAGTAAAAGCAATCTATGAGAGACTGGAGAAACTCGAAGGGAAGATGAGGGAAGCTGGGTATCAACCCGAGACTGAGTTGGCCCTGCACGATGTGGAGGATGAAGAAAGGGAGCTCATGGTGAAGGTTCACAGCGAGAGGCTAGCCATTGCCTTTGGACTCATAGCCACTGAGCCAGGAACTGAAATCCGGATCATAAAGAATCTTCGGGTCTGTTTAGACTGTCACACAGCAACCAAACTCATCTCAAAGATTACAGAGAGAGTGATTGTTGTAAGAGATGCCAACCGCTTCCATCACTTCAAAGATGGTGTCTGTTCATGCGGAGATTATTGGTAG